In a single window of the Bradyrhizobium sp. ORS 285 genome:
- a CDS encoding SRPBCC family protein: protein MARVYVSTVVNARNDRVWARVRDFNGLPNWHPAIAESRIEGGEPADKIGCVRDFRLRNGDRIREKLLGLSDYDMFCTYSILESPMGVSNYVATLRLTPVTDGDKTFLEWTAEFDCAPEREADLVGSIGGGVFQGGFDALKRAFGG from the coding sequence ATGGCGAGGGTTTACGTCTCCACGGTCGTCAATGCGCGCAATGATCGGGTCTGGGCGCGTGTCCGCGATTTCAACGGCCTGCCGAATTGGCATCCGGCCATCGCCGAGAGCCGCATCGAGGGCGGCGAGCCCGCCGACAAGATCGGTTGCGTCAGGGATTTTCGTCTGCGCAACGGCGATCGTATCCGCGAAAAGCTGCTCGGCCTGTCCGACTACGACATGTTCTGCACCTACTCGATCCTGGAATCGCCGATGGGCGTGTCGAACTACGTCGCCACCTTGCGGCTGACGCCGGTGACGGACGGCGACAAGACGTTCCTGGAATGGACGGCCGAGTTCGACTGCGCGCCGGAGCGCGAGGCCGATCTGGTCGGCTCGATCGGCGGCGGCGTGTTCCAGGGTGGCTTCGATGCGCTCAAGCGCGCCTTCGGAGGCTAG
- a CDS encoding SRPBCC family protein: protein MPHVVKSTIVDAPTDRVWEVLRDFNGHDRWHPAVATSAIERSQTSDKIGCVRRFRLQDGSELREQLLALSDLEQSFSYCLLDTPVQLFNYVAHVRLLPVTDGDRTFWHWESRFTTRPEQTEALTRMVAEDIYQAGFEAIRSHLKQAA from the coding sequence GTGCCGCACGTCGTCAAGAGCACCATCGTCGATGCCCCCACCGATCGGGTGTGGGAGGTGCTGCGCGACTTCAATGGCCACGATCGCTGGCACCCGGCGGTCGCGACCTCGGCGATCGAGCGCTCGCAGACGTCCGACAAGATCGGCTGCGTCAGGCGCTTCCGGCTCCAGGACGGCTCGGAATTGCGCGAGCAGTTGCTCGCGCTCTCCGACCTCGAACAGAGCTTCAGCTACTGCCTGCTCGATACCCCGGTCCAGCTCTTCAACTACGTCGCCCATGTCCGGCTGCTGCCGGTCACTGACGGCGACCGCACGTTCTGGCACTGGGAGAGCCGTTTCACGACTCGGCCCGAGCAGACCGAAGCGCTGACGCGCATGGTAGCGGAAGACATCTACCAGGCCGGCTTCGAGGCGATCCGCTCGCATCTGAAGCAGGCGGCATGA
- a CDS encoding xanthine dehydrogenase family protein subunit M — protein MPVTVRTFQALSEAASALSSDRAARYLGGGTLVMRDLNEGDVSIGTVVRATDRALQGIEAAGARVRIGAGVTFARVLAERELAFLHPAARSIGGPAVRNMGTVGGNLFAPAPFGDFTVALLALDGMISLQGGFGLRDMPLEEFLQSRDRQAGALVVAVSCIRPVSADAFRYRKIARIKPKGGSVITLAAHLPQSGGRVTGARIALGSMAPTAIRAKAAERALEGRPLDASAMSAAAAAAGEGTSPADNSLASAWYRREVVGVHLRRLLSGQES, from the coding sequence ATGCCGGTGACGGTCAGGACATTCCAGGCGCTGAGCGAGGCGGCGTCCGCGCTGTCGTCGGATCGCGCGGCGCGCTATCTCGGCGGCGGCACGCTGGTGATGCGTGATCTCAACGAGGGTGACGTCTCGATTGGGACCGTGGTCCGCGCCACCGACCGCGCCTTGCAGGGCATCGAAGCCGCCGGCGCGCGTGTGCGCATCGGCGCCGGCGTCACCTTCGCGCGTGTGCTGGCCGAGCGCGAACTCGCCTTCCTGCATCCGGCCGCGCGCTCGATCGGCGGCCCGGCGGTGCGCAACATGGGCACCGTCGGCGGCAACCTGTTCGCGCCAGCGCCGTTCGGCGACTTCACGGTGGCGCTGCTGGCGCTCGACGGCATGATCTCGCTGCAGGGCGGCTTCGGGTTGCGCGACATGCCGCTCGAGGAATTCCTGCAATCGCGCGACCGTCAGGCGGGTGCGCTGGTCGTGGCCGTATCCTGCATCCGGCCCGTATCGGCCGATGCATTCCGCTACCGCAAGATCGCGCGCATCAAGCCGAAGGGCGGCTCGGTCATCACGCTCGCGGCGCACCTCCCGCAGAGCGGCGGCCGCGTCACCGGCGCGCGCATCGCACTGGGGTCGATGGCACCGACCGCGATCCGCGCCAAGGCCGCCGAGCGCGCGCTGGAAGGCCGGCCGCTCGATGCCAGCGCGATGAGTGCGGCGGCCGCCGCAGCAGGCGAGGGCACGTCGCCAGCCGATAACTCGCTGGCGAGCGCGTGGTACCGCCGCGAGGTTGTCGGCGTGCATCTGCGGCGGTTGTTGTCGGGACAGGAGAGCTAG
- a CDS encoding (2Fe-2S)-binding protein encodes MAKTPLQFRHNGRDVALFVDGGTNLLVVLREMLGDVTPKFGCGQGGCGACTVLIDGEAHLSCLTLAETVEGRAVETLDGIKSGPNLHPLQRAFAEGFAAQCGFCTPGMLMAAKALLDRNPQPSREQVVEAISGNICRCTGYEPIINAVLAAAASRASA; translated from the coding sequence ATGGCGAAAACTCCGCTGCAGTTTCGCCACAACGGACGCGATGTCGCGCTGTTCGTCGATGGCGGTACCAATCTTCTGGTCGTGCTCCGAGAAATGCTCGGTGACGTGACGCCAAAATTCGGCTGCGGGCAGGGCGGCTGTGGCGCCTGCACCGTGCTGATTGATGGCGAGGCGCACCTCTCCTGCCTGACGCTCGCCGAGACCGTCGAGGGCCGCGCGGTCGAGACGCTCGACGGCATCAAGTCCGGGCCGAACCTGCATCCGCTGCAACGCGCCTTCGCGGAAGGGTTTGCCGCGCAATGCGGCTTTTGCACGCCGGGCATGCTGATGGCCGCCAAGGCGCTGCTCGATCGCAATCCGCAGCCGAGCCGCGAGCAGGTGGTGGAGGCGATCTCCGGCAACATCTGCCGCTGCACCGGCTACGAGCCGATCATCAATGCGGTGCTGGCGGCGGCCGCATCGCGCGCGAGCGCCTGA
- a CDS encoding xanthine dehydrogenase family protein molybdopterin-binding subunit produces the protein MLELRKDIFADERDDNLNEVGKGTQRQDMLGHVTGTSTYFNDHKLQGMLHLRVVRSTQPHARLRRVDTSEAERSEGVRRVIKGADVPRNLNTLLSLINFGKDDEPTLAVDKVRYRGEPIVAIVADTPRAAAEAAAKVRVDYEALPAVFDVEEALKPGAPTVNETYPKNTFTYHERYDHQKLRFGDVERGFAQADHVLEQRYQMSPIEHAPVETNGSIAAPDTNGRYVVYTSTQALFFSLDTCAKILDLPSNTFHFIGGTVGGGFGGKVDTLTEPLAILAAMLTGRPVRYLFGREEEMQFGPPRGAERIYIKDGVMRDGRIVARQIRGYFDSGAYTRLSSYAVVKCAAHLPGPYTIPNVHGDIYCVFTNRTPATAMRGFGITGMDFALECQMDKLAHLIGMDPMEFRILNAYRDGDMKAHRREAKNTALIECVQVAAEKAKWPIREEFRRMSSRKDGGGARAAVPPPPREPVQPRSVPAQQRTSYDRGLPISPPEPPPPPSPAPSPGHGATRFSSVFGTRRR, from the coding sequence ATGCTGGAACTGCGCAAGGACATCTTCGCCGACGAGCGCGACGACAATCTCAACGAGGTCGGCAAGGGTACGCAGCGCCAGGATATGCTGGGCCACGTCACCGGCACCTCGACCTATTTCAATGACCACAAGCTGCAGGGCATGCTGCATCTGCGTGTCGTGAGATCCACGCAGCCGCATGCGAGGCTGCGCCGCGTCGACACCAGCGAGGCCGAGCGAAGCGAGGGCGTCCGGCGGGTCATCAAGGGCGCCGATGTGCCGCGCAATCTCAACACGCTGCTCAGCCTGATCAATTTCGGCAAGGACGACGAGCCGACGCTGGCCGTCGACAAGGTGCGCTATCGCGGCGAGCCGATCGTCGCCATTGTCGCCGACACGCCGCGTGCGGCTGCCGAGGCGGCGGCCAAGGTGCGCGTCGACTACGAGGCCTTGCCGGCGGTGTTCGATGTCGAGGAGGCGCTGAAGCCCGGCGCGCCGACGGTCAACGAGACCTATCCGAAGAACACCTTCACCTATCACGAGCGCTACGATCATCAGAAGCTGCGGTTCGGCGATGTCGAACGCGGGTTTGCTCAGGCCGATCACGTGCTGGAGCAGCGTTACCAGATGTCGCCGATCGAGCATGCGCCGGTCGAGACCAACGGCTCGATTGCCGCGCCCGACACCAACGGGCGCTACGTCGTCTACACCTCCACCCAGGCGCTGTTCTTCTCGCTCGACACCTGCGCCAAGATCCTCGATCTGCCGTCGAACACGTTCCATTTCATCGGCGGCACCGTCGGCGGCGGCTTCGGCGGCAAGGTCGACACCTTGACCGAGCCGCTCGCGATCCTCGCGGCGATGCTGACCGGGCGGCCGGTGCGCTATTTGTTCGGGCGCGAGGAGGAGATGCAGTTCGGGCCGCCGCGCGGCGCCGAGCGGATCTACATCAAGGACGGCGTGATGCGCGACGGCCGCATCGTCGCGCGCCAGATCCGCGGCTATTTCGACTCCGGCGCGTACACGCGGCTGTCGAGCTACGCCGTTGTCAAATGCGCCGCGCATCTGCCTGGGCCGTATACGATCCCGAATGTTCATGGCGACATCTACTGCGTCTTCACCAACCGCACGCCGGCGACCGCGATGCGCGGCTTCGGCATCACCGGCATGGACTTCGCGCTCGAATGCCAGATGGACAAGCTCGCGCATCTCATTGGCATGGACCCCATGGAGTTCCGTATCCTCAATGCGTACCGCGACGGCGACATGAAGGCGCATCGGCGCGAGGCCAAGAACACCGCGCTGATCGAATGCGTGCAGGTCGCAGCGGAGAAGGCGAAGTGGCCGATCCGCGAGGAGTTCCGCCGGATGTCGTCGCGCAAGGATGGTGGCGGGGCGCGAGCCGCGGTGCCGCCCCCACCCCGCGAGCCCGTGCAGCCGCGGTCTGTGCCCGCGCAGCAGCGCACCAGCTACGACCGCGGGCTGCCCATCTCACCGCCCGAGCCGCCGCCACCACCGAGCCCGGCGCCATCGCCGGGACACGGTGCGACGCGGTTCTCATCCGTCTTCGGCACGAGGAGGCGCTGA
- a CDS encoding xanthine dehydrogenase family protein molybdopterin-binding subunit — MTRYRGRGMAAINYPIGMNLGGDPSQALVHSNPSGKFTVALSSIDLGQGMKSVTRQICAETLGVPVEDVYVDTADSDTGPHCMGSFASRGTHRVGNAVMAAAKEARGVMMEAAAEELEVNASDLETDGRGNIHVRGAPHRSISVKDVAIAAQFRQGKTISGRGIFLVPLSDVDPETGEMSPATCYAHACLVAEVDVDDETGEVGVIRMDSAYELGRALNPRLVEQQLVGGAWMGMSHALYETTEPYYPDPRQGPRDFVEYLMPGPGDICPHDIAVLERPAPDGPFGGKGPGEMCANPVLPAIANAIFNAVGVRIDELPITPEKVLRAIKAQGGARPQTRR, encoded by the coding sequence ATGACCCGATACCGCGGCCGCGGCATGGCGGCAATCAACTATCCCATCGGCATGAATCTCGGTGGCGATCCGAGCCAGGCGCTGGTGCATTCCAATCCTAGCGGCAAGTTCACGGTGGCGCTGTCGTCGATCGATCTCGGGCAAGGCATGAAGTCGGTGACGCGGCAGATCTGCGCCGAGACGCTCGGCGTGCCCGTCGAGGACGTCTATGTCGACACGGCGGACTCCGACACGGGCCCGCATTGCATGGGTTCGTTCGCCTCGCGCGGCACGCATCGCGTCGGCAATGCCGTGATGGCCGCTGCCAAGGAGGCGCGCGGCGTCATGATGGAGGCGGCGGCAGAGGAACTCGAGGTCAACGCCAGCGACCTCGAGACCGATGGCCGCGGCAACATCCACGTCAGGGGCGCGCCGCATCGCTCGATCTCGGTGAAGGATGTCGCCATCGCCGCGCAGTTCCGCCAGGGCAAGACCATCTCCGGCCGCGGCATTTTCCTGGTGCCGCTGTCGGACGTCGATCCCGAGACCGGCGAGATGTCGCCGGCGACCTGCTACGCGCACGCGTGTCTGGTTGCGGAGGTCGACGTCGATGACGAGACCGGCGAGGTCGGCGTGATCAGGATGGACAGTGCTTATGAGCTCGGGCGAGCGCTCAACCCACGTCTTGTCGAGCAGCAGTTGGTCGGTGGCGCTTGGATGGGGATGAGCCACGCGCTGTATGAGACCACCGAGCCGTATTATCCCGATCCCAGGCAGGGCCCGCGCGACTTCGTCGAATATCTGATGCCAGGACCCGGCGACATCTGTCCGCACGACATCGCGGTGCTGGAGCGGCCCGCGCCCGACGGCCCGTTCGGCGGCAAGGGACCGGGCGAGATGTGCGCCAACCCGGTGCTTCCGGCAATCGCGAATGCGATCTTCAATGCGGTCGGCGTGCGCATCGATGAGCTGCCGATCACGCCGGAGAAGGTGCTGCGCGCGATCAAGGCGCAGGGCGGCGCGCGGCCGCAAACGCGGCGGTGA
- a CDS encoding MoxR family ATPase — translation MVVRSNIVGIDSPQALEKALRAAYYLADDGLSTAAYLALALGKPLLLEGAPGVGKTEAAKAIAAVLGRKMIRLQCYEGIDAAAALYEWNYPRQMLAIRQAGEESIDIYGESFLIERPMLACLRAPDSTVLLIDEIDRADQEFEAFLLEFLSDFQISIPERGTVRAAERPIVVLTSNRTRDLHEALRRRCVYHWIDYPDAEREARIVMMRASSVAEGTARAVVSAVAKLRREPLSKAPGIAEAVDWAEAATLLNRTGARWPDAFKRSIGVALKDEEDLSFVAPRLDALLAEATT, via the coding sequence ATGGTGGTCCGAAGCAACATCGTCGGCATCGACTCGCCGCAGGCGCTGGAAAAGGCGCTGCGCGCGGCCTATTACCTCGCCGATGACGGGCTCTCCACCGCCGCCTATCTCGCGCTCGCGCTCGGCAAGCCGCTGCTGCTCGAAGGCGCGCCCGGCGTCGGCAAGACCGAGGCTGCGAAAGCGATCGCCGCAGTGCTCGGCCGCAAGATGATCCGGCTGCAATGCTACGAGGGCATCGACGCGGCAGCGGCGCTGTACGAGTGGAACTACCCGCGCCAGATGCTCGCGATCCGCCAGGCCGGCGAGGAGAGCATCGACATTTACGGCGAGAGCTTCCTGATCGAGCGGCCGATGCTGGCCTGCCTGCGCGCGCCGGACTCCACTGTTCTCCTGATCGACGAGATCGATCGCGCCGACCAGGAGTTCGAGGCCTTCCTGCTCGAATTCCTCTCCGACTTCCAGATCTCGATTCCCGAGCGCGGCACGGTACGCGCGGCCGAGCGGCCGATCGTGGTGCTGACCTCGAACCGGACCCGTGACCTGCATGAAGCGCTGCGTCGCCGCTGTGTCTATCATTGGATCGATTATCCCGATGCGGAACGCGAAGCGCGGATCGTGATGATGCGCGCCTCCAGCGTCGCTGAAGGAACGGCGCGGGCGGTGGTGTCGGCGGTGGCGAAGCTTAGGCGCGAGCCTTTGAGCAAGGCGCCCGGGATCGCCGAGGCCGTCGATTGGGCCGAGGCGGCGACCTTGCTGAACCGGACCGGCGCGCGCTGGCCTGATGCATTCAAGCGATCCATCGGTGTCGCGCTGAAGGATGAGGAGGATCTGTCCTTCGTCGCGCCGCGGCTGGACGCGCTGCTAGCGGAGGCGACGACATGA
- a CDS encoding VWA domain-containing protein, translating to MSEVRLPRATGIFVTFAALLRRNGFAVAPEQTTAFLAAIELLGPASLDDIRRAGAATLAPPPERLCTYHLLFDIHFGVSEATALSESDQQDDVIRLQEEGDDGVDPDSTQEQNESGLAATQAEALVARRLAATSGGNALQRLARQARAKLPKRRGHRRMRARRGSFVDLRRTLRESVRRDGEVLSLRRLKRRPRLRRLLLLIDVSGSMKARTEDNMRLAHVLVQAIPHVEVFTLGTRLTRITRPLRLKRREQALLAASHLVSDWDGGTRIGEALQAFLAVPRFSTYARGAAVLVISDGLERGDHQVLREAVWKLSLRAWRVSWLTPLATGPGFKPQTEALQAIAPFVDDIVPGGSDDVIVSHVLSLAQRRAA from the coding sequence ATGAGCGAGGTCCGCTTGCCACGCGCCACCGGGATCTTCGTGACCTTCGCCGCCCTGCTGCGGCGGAACGGCTTTGCCGTTGCACCCGAGCAGACTACGGCCTTCCTCGCCGCGATCGAACTGCTCGGGCCGGCCAGTCTCGACGATATCAGGCGTGCGGGAGCCGCGACCCTGGCGCCGCCGCCGGAGCGGCTCTGCACCTATCATCTGCTGTTCGACATTCATTTCGGCGTGAGCGAGGCGACGGCCCTCAGCGAGAGCGACCAGCAGGATGACGTCATCCGGCTGCAGGAGGAGGGCGACGACGGCGTCGATCCCGACAGCACGCAGGAGCAGAACGAGTCCGGGCTCGCGGCCACGCAAGCCGAGGCGCTGGTCGCGCGCCGTCTTGCGGCCACGAGCGGCGGCAATGCCTTGCAGCGTCTCGCACGGCAGGCGCGTGCAAAGCTGCCGAAGCGGCGCGGCCACCGCCGAATGCGCGCGCGGCGCGGCAGCTTCGTCGATTTGCGTCGAACCTTGCGCGAGAGTGTGCGCCGCGACGGCGAAGTGCTGTCGCTGCGGCGGCTGAAGCGGCGGCCGCGGCTGCGCCGTCTGTTGTTGTTGATCGACGTCTCCGGCTCGATGAAGGCGCGCACCGAGGACAACATGCGGCTGGCCCACGTGCTGGTGCAAGCCATCCCGCACGTTGAGGTGTTCACGCTCGGCACGCGGCTGACTCGCATCACACGCCCGCTGCGCCTGAAGCGGCGCGAGCAGGCGCTGCTCGCGGCCTCTCATCTGGTCAGCGATTGGGACGGCGGCACGCGGATCGGCGAGGCGCTGCAGGCCTTTCTCGCGGTGCCGCGCTTCTCGACTTACGCCCGTGGTGCAGCGGTCCTGGTGATCTCCGATGGACTGGAGCGCGGCGATCATCAGGTGCTCCGCGAGGCCGTGTGGAAGCTGTCGCTGCGTGCCTGGCGCGTGAGCTGGCTGACGCCGCTGGCGACCGGGCCCGGCTTCAAGCCGCAGACGGAGGCGCTGCAGGCGATCGCCCCATTCGTCGACGATATCGTTCCCGGCGGCTCCGACGACGTCATCGTCTCGCATGTGCTGTCGCTGGCGCAGAGGAGGGCGGCATGA